A stretch of the Lolium perenne isolate Kyuss_39 chromosome 3, Kyuss_2.0, whole genome shotgun sequence genome encodes the following:
- the LOC127339608 gene encoding uncharacterized protein: MRRAGFAPGETTEPHGLATHAWFLEHIKHGPSLRSGQSWRYILIIPRASALGNPLLLWLKVIMSMSLPPGFRFNPTDEELIFYYLRNRAASEQCPAPVMADVDVYKFNPWDLPSQAVYGDSEWYFFSPRDRKYPNGTRPNRAAGSGYWKSTGTDKPIHDGAVGKVVGVKKALIFYEGRAPRGTKTGWIMHEYRIAADPLDATLNKPVNVRNVSMRLDDWVLCRIYKKAGQASPMVPLLTLDVDDYGHDDLSGGGGFDDALSGGGGFDDAPGFFPPSSGSSAMITQNQQPQTDSTNTAGRLPTIPFISDLFLPFSSSSAMITQNQQPQTGSANVAGRLPMIPFISDLFHEYPVAQIFDGEAEHLAIHPSLNQQFFSGGHSTRVQPSYYAPSSWSSSPATSGGAGKRKAASTEECGGAGAGSLLDGHEHLSKSLNGSCSASVLSEITTEIFNG, translated from the exons ATGAGAAGGGCCGGTTTTGCCCCTGGAGAAACCACCGAACCCCATGGCCTTGCCACGCACGCTTGGTTCTTGGAGCATATAAAGCACGGCCCGTCTCTCCGATCCGGCCAGTCCTGGAGATACATTCTGATCATTCCCAGGGCCAGCGCGCTAGGGAACCCTCTTCTTCTCTGGCTGAAGGTGATCATGTCGATGTCGCTGCCGCCGGGTTTCCGGTTCAACCCAACGGACGAAGAGCTCATCTTCTACTACCTCCGCAACCGCGCCGCCTCGGAGCAGTGCCCCGCCCCCGTCATGGCCGACGTCGACGTCTACAAATTCAATCCATGGGACCTTCCAT CCCAGGCGGTGTACGGCGACAGCGAGTGGTACTTCTTCAGCCCGCGGGATCGCAAGTACCCGAACGGCACGCGGCCCAACCGCGCCGCCGGGTCCGGCTACTGGAAGTCCACCGGCACCGACAAGCCCATCCACGACGGCGCCGTCGGGAAAGTTGTCGGCGTCAAGAAGGCGCTCATCTTCTACGAGGGCCGCGCGCCCAGGGGCACCAAGACCGGCTGGATCATGCACGAGTACCgcatcgccgccgaccccctcgaCGCCACCCTTAACAAGCCCGTCAATGTCCGCAACGTCTCCATGAGG TTGGATGACTGGGTGTTGTGCCGGATCTACAAGAAGGCCGGCCAGGCATCGCCGATGGTACCGCTGCTTACGCTCGATGTCGACGACTACGGCCACGACGACCTCTCCGGTGGTGGCGGCTTCGACGACGCCCTCTCCGGTGGTGGCGGCTTCGACGACGCCCCTGGTTTCTTCCCACCCTCCAGCGGCAGCAGTGCCATGATCACGCAGAACCAGCAGCCGCAGACCGACAGCACCAACACCGCTGGGAGGCTCCCAACGATACCGTTCATCTCCGACCTATTCCTACCCTTCAGTAGCAGCAGTGCCATGATCACGCAGAACCAGCAGCCGCAGACCGGCAGCGCCAACGTCGCTGGGAGGCTCCCCATGATCCCATTCATCTCCGACCTCTTCCACGAATACCCTGTTGCGCAGATCTTCGATGGCGAGGCCGAGCACCTCGCCATCCACCCATCCCTGAACCAGCAGTTCTTCTCCGGCGGCCACAGCACGCGGGTGCAACCGTCGTACTACGCGCCATCATCGTGGTCGTCGTCCCCGGCCACCAGTGGAGGAGCGGGAAAACGCAAGGCAGCGAGCACGGAAGAGTGTGGCGGCGCCGGAGCGGGATCGTTGTTGGACGGCCACGAGCACTTGTCCAAGAGCCTCAACGGGTCATGCTCGGCTTCTGTTCTAAGTGAGATTACAACTGAGATTTTTAATGGTTAG
- the LOC127342349 gene encoding uncharacterized protein, protein MSMAASLLTAAPSLLSSASRRRRPFLAAPTPSLRLRVLASSPLARESRAACTVALARGGGEATEEERDQAPDWRAPAARLVLGALIGSAALLGCGAALAAAAEDSIRASGFGLRVGASLRRLGWPDDAVVFTLATLPVLELRGAIPAGYWMRLHPVRLTVLAVLGPMRT, encoded by the exons ATGTCCATGGCGGCCTCACTTCTCACTGCCGCGCCATCCCTTCTCTCGTCGGCATCGCGGAGACGGAGGCCCTTCCTCGCGGCCCCTACGCCTTCTCTCCGCCTGAGGGTTCTCGCTTCTTCGCCGCTCGCGCGAGAGTCTCGCGCCGCGTGCACGGTGGCGCTGGCGCGAGGCGGGGGCGAGGCGACGGAAGAAGAGCGGGACCAGGCGCCCGATTGGCGCGCTCCCGCGGCGCGGCTGGTGCTGGGCGCGCTCATCGGCTCCGCGGCGCTGCTCGGCtgcggcgcggccctggcggcggcggcggaggactcCATCAGGGCATCCGGGTTCGGGCTGCGGGTCGGCGCGTCGCTGCGGAGGCTCGGGTGGCCCGACGACGCCGTCGTCTTCACGCTCGCCACGCTGCCCGTGCTCGAGCTGCGGGGCGCCATCCCGGCCGGGTACTGGATGCGGCTCCACCCCGTCCGCCTCACCGTCCTAGCCGTTCTCGG gccaatgagaacctga
- the LOC127339609 gene encoding BTB/POZ and MATH domain-containing protein 1-like gives MEKTCTDLTDAARSVKLLRIKAFSAASTMYTEHYIKSRWEVDGYEWELRFYPNRKTTTHDWWVDLDLVLLSKPRTSAVRTTVVCRLVDPKGMIKPSAEIRESKSLTYRNDLISVGLIHRIDLARSSYLKDDALTVECTLTVLKEVEVPAPVKEVRVPSSNLLQHLISLLHSGTGADVTFVVSGDSFPAHKNILAARSPVFMAEFFGEMKERSSGHIKVKEMEGATFKAMLHFIYTDMVPELDEQLETATVMAQHLLVAADRYGLDRLKLICEAKLSDGINVDTAATSLAIAEQHHCPQLKAKCVDFILSIPEILDGVLATEGYKHLQASCPSVLTELLKSSRGVKKLKRC, from the coding sequence ATGGAGAAAACCTGCACCGACCTCACTGACGCTGCGCGCTCGGTGAAGCTGCTACGGATCAAGGCTTTTAGCGCGGCTTCGACCATGTACACAGAACACTACATCAAATCCAGATGGGAAGTAGACGGGTATGAATGGGAACTCCGTTTCTATCCTAACAGGAAGACGACCACCCACGACTGGTGGGTGGATTTGGATCTTGTCCTTCTGAGCAAACCCCGCACGTCCGCTGTGAGGACGACTGTTGTCTGTCGGCTGGTAGATCCTAAAGGGATGATTAAACCATCCGCAGAAATCAGGGAATCAAAATCACTAACTTACAGGAATGATCTGATAAGTGTGGGTCTCATACATAGAATTGATCTAGCACGATCAAGCTATCTCAAGGATGATGCCCTGACTGTGGAATGCACCCTCACGGTGCTCAAGGAAGTAGAAGTACCGGCCCCTGTCAAAGAAGTGCGTGTGCCATCCTCCAACTTGCTCCAACACCTCATAAGTCTCCTGCATAGTGGGACGGGAGCAGACGTCACATTTGTCGTCTCCGGTGACTCCTTCCCGGCGCACAAAAACATACTGGCCGCAAGGTCCCCTGTTTTTATGGCAGAGTTCTTTGGAGAGATGAAGGAGAGAAGCTCTGGACACATCAAGGTGAAGGAGATGGAGGGGGCAACCTTCAAGGCCATGCTTCACTTCATCTACACCGACATGGTGCCTGAGCTTGATGAGCAGCTGGAGACGGCAACGGTCATGGCTCAACATTTGCTCGTGGCTGCCGACAGGTATGGACTAGACAGGCTCAAACTGATTTGTGAGGCTAAGCTATCTGATGGCATCAACGTTGACACAGCAGCGACATCTTTGGCTATAGCGGAGCAGCACCACTGTCCGCAGCTGAAGGCTAAATGTGTTGATTTCATCCTTAGCATCCCTGAGATTCTTGATGGTGTGTTGGCGACCGAGGGGTACAAGCACCTGCAGGCCAGCTGCCCATCGGTCCTCACGGAGCTTCTCAAGTCTTCGCGCGGGGTCAAGAAATTGAAGCGTTGCTAG